The following coding sequences are from one Coleofasciculus chthonoplastes PCC 7420 window:
- a CDS encoding DUF3082 domain-containing protein, translating into MTTNPDNQPTTTEQTPPTPLRCLISALISGSLAIAGYWLTTAIAQSLANKPLPSGNVTAINIAIAVRTLVVGISTLATAVFSLVAVGLVALAIQLTVQRFTQGTK; encoded by the coding sequence ATGACCACTAATCCCGATAATCAACCCACAACTACCGAACAAACACCGCCGACTCCCTTGCGCTGCTTAATTTCAGCCTTGATATCCGGTTCTCTGGCGATCGCGGGATACTGGCTGACAACCGCTATTGCACAATCCTTAGCGAATAAGCCTCTACCCTCTGGGAATGTGACGGCGATTAATATTGCGATCGCGGTTCGTACTTTAGTTGTGGGAATCAGTACTCTCGCCACGGCTGTCTTTAGTCTCGTGGCTGTTGGCTTGGTGGCTTTAGCCATCCAATTGACAGTGCAACGCTTCACCCAAGGGACAAAATGA
- a CDS encoding RAMP superfamily CRISPR-associated protein, translated as MHKRLVNQCTIDFSLIPCGPILIKSGREGADPTKPDMEFVETYHGGGRSVYLPGSSLKGAIRAHAERIVRTVGRDNRNSDNPNSLWANDPLNDNYDYLKNKSGYELYKLSSFTDQMFGNTSIASRIRIEDAYPVDSQSVKLEERNGVAIDRVFGSVAVGPFNYQVCTAGEFRTKLHLKNFSLAQLGLIGLVLRDLDEGWFGLGFAKSRGLGSVEVKLNQAVVQYPGCVVENQRIRSLGGGGEWQDNQLLGAGVFLAEAERERYGFPANDMQDTPVRAESMALGFGVQLKWRGKEQVQDLFMRAVRAWCQRVEADSSPYVA; from the coding sequence ATGCACAAACGATTGGTTAATCAATGTACGATTGATTTTAGTTTAATTCCCTGTGGACCGATTCTGATTAAGTCAGGGCGGGAAGGGGCTGATCCGACGAAGCCGGATATGGAATTTGTGGAAACTTATCATGGGGGAGGGCGTTCGGTTTATTTACCTGGAAGTTCTCTAAAAGGGGCAATTCGCGCCCATGCTGAACGAATTGTAAGAACGGTGGGACGCGATAATCGGAATTCTGATAATCCGAATAGCCTTTGGGCAAATGATCCGTTAAATGATAATTATGACTATCTTAAAAATAAGTCAGGTTATGAACTCTATAAGTTATCCTCGTTTACGGATCAAATGTTTGGGAATACGTCAATTGCGAGTCGGATTAGAATTGAGGATGCTTATCCGGTTGACTCTCAATCGGTGAAACTGGAAGAACGGAATGGGGTGGCGATTGACCGCGTGTTTGGTTCGGTGGCGGTGGGACCATTTAATTATCAAGTTTGTACGGCGGGGGAGTTTCGCACTAAACTGCATCTGAAAAACTTCTCATTAGCCCAATTGGGATTAATTGGTTTGGTGTTGCGCGATTTAGATGAGGGGTGGTTTGGTTTGGGCTTTGCTAAGTCTCGTGGATTGGGAAGTGTGGAGGTAAAATTAAACCAGGCGGTTGTTCAATATCCGGGTTGTGTTGTTGAAAATCAACGGATTCGGAGTCTGGGCGGTGGCGGTGAATGGCAAGATAATCAACTTTTGGGGGCTGGGGTGTTTCTGGCGGAAGCGGAACGAGAACGGTATGGTTTTCCGGCTAATGATATGCAAGATACTCCTGTGCGAGCGGAATCAATGGCGCTGGGGTTTGGGGTACAGTTAAAATGGCGAGGAAAGGAACAAGTTCAGGATTTATTTATGCGGGCGGTTCGGGCTTGGTGTCAGAGAGTGGAAGCCGACTCTTCACCCTATGTGGCGTAA
- a CDS encoding NAD(+) kinase — MQLKQVIIAHKARDSQGQAWAEKCARQLEQRGCHVLIGPSSAKDNPYPVFLASVMQNIDLAVVLGGDGAALAAARHLAPAGIPILAINIGGHLGFLTEPFEAFKDTERIWDRIIEDRYAVQRRMMIEAFLFEGDSRQDSFATRTNLEPISDRYLALNEMCIKPASADRMITSILEMEIDGEVVDQYQGDGLIVSTPTGSTCYTLSANGPILHDGMEAIGVTPICPLSLSSRPLVLPAGSVVSIWPLGDYELNTKLWMDGVMATPIWPGQRVDVRKADCYAKFIVLRENSSYYKTLREKLQWAGARFHYSNNHRH, encoded by the coding sequence GTGCAGCTAAAACAAGTGATTATCGCCCACAAAGCCAGAGACTCCCAAGGTCAAGCTTGGGCGGAAAAATGCGCTCGGCAATTGGAACAACGCGGTTGTCATGTCCTGATTGGACCAAGTAGTGCCAAGGATAATCCCTATCCTGTGTTTTTGGCATCCGTGATGCAAAACATCGATCTGGCGGTGGTGCTGGGAGGAGATGGCGCAGCCTTAGCCGCCGCACGACACCTCGCCCCCGCAGGTATCCCGATTTTGGCGATTAATATTGGCGGACATCTGGGATTTCTGACCGAACCCTTTGAAGCGTTCAAAGACACCGAACGGATATGGGATCGGATTATCGAAGATCGCTATGCTGTGCAGCGACGCATGATGATCGAAGCCTTTTTGTTTGAAGGGGATTCCCGCCAGGATAGCTTTGCCACACGTACTAATCTCGAACCGATCAGCGATCGCTATTTGGCGCTGAATGAAATGTGCATCAAACCCGCTTCAGCCGATCGCATGATTACCTCGATTCTGGAAATGGAAATTGACGGGGAAGTGGTTGATCAGTATCAAGGGGATGGATTGATTGTCTCCACACCAACCGGTTCCACCTGCTATACCTTATCTGCCAATGGTCCAATTCTCCATGATGGCATGGAAGCGATCGGGGTGACACCGATTTGTCCCTTAAGTCTATCCAGTCGCCCCTTAGTCTTACCTGCGGGTTCTGTTGTCAGCATTTGGCCCCTCGGCGATTATGAACTCAACACCAAGCTGTGGATGGATGGGGTGATGGCAACCCCAATTTGGCCCGGACAACGGGTGGATGTGCGTAAGGCAGATTGCTATGCTAAGTTTATTGTTCTCCGCGAAAATAGTTCCTACTACAAAACCTTACGGGAAAAACTCCAGTGGGCGGGGGCGAGATTTCATTACAGTAATAATCACCGACATTGA
- a CDS encoding GNAT family N-acetyltransferase, protein MRSVIRPVEVTDEPFLWDMLYLALYVPPDATPLPREVIYQPELAKYVKDWGQPDDIGFIAMLKDSQMPVGAAWLRLFKSSNKGFGYVNDETPELTIAVLPDYRGHGIGSQLLTQLVETAQPCYSAVSLSVSPDNPALRLYRRFGFEVIGQGGNSLTLTKTFISPKNHIY, encoded by the coding sequence ATGAGATCTGTTATCCGCCCAGTAGAGGTAACTGATGAACCTTTTTTGTGGGACATGCTATATCTGGCACTCTATGTTCCACCCGACGCTACACCTTTACCACGAGAGGTGATTTATCAGCCGGAATTGGCTAAGTATGTTAAAGATTGGGGACAACCGGATGATATCGGTTTTATCGCCATGCTTAAGGACAGTCAAATGCCTGTGGGTGCGGCGTGGTTACGACTATTTAAGAGTAGCAATAAAGGATTTGGATATGTCAACGATGAAACACCAGAACTAACCATCGCTGTTTTGCCGGACTATCGCGGTCATGGTATTGGCTCTCAACTCCTTACCCAGTTAGTTGAAACAGCGCAACCGTGCTACTCTGCCGTTTCTCTAAGTGTATCCCCCGATAATCCCGCCTTGCGATTGTATCGCCGCTTTGGGTTTGAAGTTATTGGTCAAGGGGGAAATTCGTTGACCCTGACTAAAACTTTTATTTCCCCTAAAAATCATATTTACTAG
- a CDS encoding peroxiredoxin, with the protein MALRLGDTVPNFTQSSSEGEINFYDWAGDSWVVLFSHPADYTPVCTTELGEVAKLKPEFDKRNAKVIALSVDDAKSHQGWIQDINETQNTTVNYPVLADADKKVSDLYDMIHPNANASVTVRTVFVIDPQKKLRLTITYPPSTGRNFDEILRVIDSLQLTDHHQVATPVNWKEGDDCVIVPSLKDPEVLKEKFPKGYTEVKPYLRMTPQPNK; encoded by the coding sequence ATGGCTCTGCGATTAGGCGACACTGTTCCCAACTTCACGCAATCCTCTAGTGAAGGCGAAATCAACTTCTATGACTGGGCAGGGGATAGCTGGGTCGTGTTATTCTCCCACCCAGCTGACTATACACCCGTTTGCACCACAGAGTTAGGCGAGGTTGCCAAGCTCAAACCCGAATTCGACAAGCGCAATGCTAAAGTCATCGCCCTGAGTGTTGACGATGCCAAGTCTCATCAGGGTTGGATTCAAGACATCAACGAAACCCAGAATACGACCGTCAACTACCCGGTTTTGGCAGATGCGGATAAAAAGGTGTCTGATCTGTATGACATGATTCATCCCAATGCCAATGCTAGTGTGACGGTACGCACCGTCTTTGTCATTGACCCCCAGAAAAAACTGCGCCTGACCATCACCTATCCTCCTAGCACCGGTCGCAACTTTGATGAAATCTTGCGGGTGATTGACTCCCTACAGCTTACGGATCACCATCAAGTCGCCACTCCCGTGAATTGGAAAGAAGGAGATGACTGTGTAATTGTCCCCTCTCTGAAAGACCCAGAAGTCTTAAAAGAAAAATTCCCCAAAGGTTACACCGAAGTCAAGCCTTACCTGCGGATGACCCCTCAACCCAACAAGTAA
- a CDS encoding RAMP superfamily CRISPR-associated protein, with product MSYNKPRTRPQPSQIIAQKPYHLIPLPKQKPQLQPPKGQDQYYRARVHGRLQLKLTVQTGLHVSTGVVALGTDVGQKSIPLIKTMIQGSAGQLIIPGSSLKGVVRSTYEAITRSCLCKTRAKSNQIPPGYQECRDKTQLCPACRVFGALNWQGLIQFRDAECESTEFRSGFIPSLYQPRPREYPGYFKQGKVAGRKFYYHTIRAVDKGQQQGISVQQAVKTFGFTTSLPYRNLTQGELGTLLIVLGQDIQHAIALKVGSGKPIGMGTMTVEVTSVEPVDNIRDRYLSYRSQSQPLTGKPLQQLIQQAIQAAHRELVQSQSLQELVKVLGYPTQREPPEGIY from the coding sequence ATGAGTTACAATAAACCCCGTACCCGCCCTCAGCCATCCCAAATCATTGCCCAGAAACCCTATCATCTGATTCCTTTACCGAAACAGAAGCCGCAATTACAACCGCCTAAAGGACAAGATCAATATTATCGCGCTCGCGTTCATGGACGGTTACAGTTAAAGTTAACGGTGCAAACCGGATTACACGTTTCTACGGGTGTTGTCGCCTTGGGAACGGATGTGGGACAAAAGTCGATTCCCTTGATTAAAACCATGATTCAGGGAAGCGCAGGACAGTTAATTATTCCGGGGAGTTCTCTTAAGGGTGTGGTACGGTCTACTTATGAAGCAATTACCCGTAGCTGCTTGTGTAAAACGAGGGCAAAATCCAATCAAATCCCCCCAGGCTATCAGGAATGTCGCGACAAAACCCAACTCTGTCCGGCTTGTCGGGTATTTGGGGCGCTGAATTGGCAAGGGTTAATTCAGTTTAGGGATGCTGAGTGTGAATCCACGGAATTTCGTTCTGGATTTATACCCTCTCTCTATCAGCCTCGTCCTCGTGAATATCCCGGTTATTTTAAGCAAGGAAAAGTGGCGGGACGTAAGTTTTATTATCACACGATTCGGGCAGTTGATAAAGGACAACAGCAGGGAATATCGGTACAACAAGCGGTGAAAACTTTTGGCTTTACCACATCATTACCCTATCGAAATTTAACCCAAGGGGAACTGGGAACCCTACTGATTGTACTGGGACAAGATATACAACACGCGATCGCCCTGAAAGTTGGTAGCGGTAAACCGATTGGGATGGGGACAATGACGGTTGAGGTAACGAGTGTAGAACCTGTGGATAATATACGCGATCGCTATTTATCTTACCGAAGCCAATCCCAACCCTTGACGGGAAAACCTTTGCAACAGTTGATCCAACAGGCGATTCAGGCGGCGCATCGAGAATTGGTGCAATCTCAGTCATTGCAGGAGTTAGTTAAGGTGTTGGGATATCCGACACAGAGAGAACCGCCGGAAGGAATTTATTAG
- the csx7 gene encoding type III CRISPR-associated RAMP protein Csx7, whose amino-acid sequence MFDCFKNRLDIGGKLTTVTALRISAGRSTEPIGSDLPVIKDALGKPLIPGASFKGALRSRLECFLRGILGGERTLVANPAVEEEWSITAQEMRQLKEQYTTDTALTEAILSQTDLISILFGSPWLASKFQVRDLTVLPDYWFGQYQERDGVAIDRDTETAADGKLYDFQVVPAGTPFKFKAVVENAEDWELGLLMIGLHQFETEQIPLGGGRSRGLGVVKLEVERMDWFDARDESNRDEVDADKLLNYLKKMVNNEGSAYEDGQGYKDQWVQSLISYLENRKNQTAEVNTR is encoded by the coding sequence ATGTTTGATTGTTTTAAGAATCGTTTGGACATTGGCGGGAAGTTGACAACGGTAACGGCACTAAGAATTAGTGCAGGGCGTTCTACGGAACCAATTGGTTCAGATTTACCCGTGATTAAAGATGCGTTGGGTAAACCGTTGATACCGGGTGCTAGTTTTAAGGGGGCTTTGCGATCGCGCTTGGAATGTTTCCTCCGTGGTATCCTGGGCGGGGAGCGGACTTTGGTGGCTAATCCGGCGGTGGAGGAGGAGTGGTCAATTACGGCTCAGGAAATGAGGCAATTGAAAGAGCAATATACCACGGATACGGCGCTGACTGAGGCTATTTTAAGTCAGACTGATTTAATTTCTATTCTATTTGGTTCACCTTGGCTGGCGAGTAAGTTTCAAGTTCGAGATTTAACTGTGTTACCTGATTATTGGTTTGGTCAATATCAAGAACGGGATGGGGTGGCGATTGATAGAGATACAGAAACGGCGGCTGATGGGAAATTATATGATTTCCAAGTGGTTCCAGCCGGAACTCCGTTTAAGTTTAAGGCGGTGGTGGAAAATGCTGAGGATTGGGAGTTGGGGTTGTTGATGATTGGGTTACATCAGTTTGAGACGGAACAAATTCCACTGGGGGGAGGGCGTTCGCGGGGTTTGGGTGTGGTTAAATTGGAGGTTGAGCGGATGGATTGGTTTGATGCTAGGGATGAAAGTAATCGGGATGAGGTTGATGCGGATAAGTTGCTGAATTATCTTAAGAAAATGGTTAATAATGAGGGTTCAGCTTATGAGGATGGTCAAGGGTATAAGGATCAGTGGGTACAGTCTTTGATTAGTTATCTGGAGAATCGTAAAAATCAGACGGCTGAGGTAAATACGAGGTGA
- a CDS encoding aminopeptidase P N-terminal domain-containing protein — translation MISQAEYRQRREQLMSQIGQGTAIFRSAPVAVMHNDVEYNFRQDSDFFYLTGFNEAEAVAVLAPHHAEHRFVLFVQPKDPEKEVWTGYRTGVEGAKERYGADEAYPITELEEKLPQYLEKADRIYYQLGRDRHFNQTVLTHWQKLMRTYPKRGTGPMAIESTNPLLQKMRLVKSPTELEMMRQAVAISVDAHNHARKFAQPGCYEYQIQAEIEYMFRQRGALGPAYPSIVASGVNSCILHYVENTRQMETGDLLLIDAGCAYQYYNADITRTFPIGGKFSGDQRIIYELVLKAQQEAIAQVQPGKPYNLFHDTAVRVLVEGLMDLGLLAGDIEEIIKEEKYKPFYMHRTGHWLGLDVHDSGVYKNGEESWQTFEPGQVVTVEPGLYIGLDIKPVEGQPEIPERWRGIGVRIEDDVLVTESGNEVLTAGVPKLVEEMES, via the coding sequence ATGATTTCACAAGCCGAGTATCGCCAACGCCGCGAACAGTTGATGAGTCAGATTGGTCAGGGGACGGCTATCTTCCGCAGCGCCCCGGTTGCGGTGATGCATAATGATGTGGAATATAATTTTCGTCAGGATAGTGATTTCTTTTATCTGACGGGGTTTAATGAAGCTGAAGCCGTGGCGGTGTTAGCGCCGCACCATGCTGAACACCGCTTTGTTCTGTTTGTCCAACCCAAAGATCCAGAGAAGGAAGTTTGGACAGGGTATCGGACGGGGGTTGAGGGGGCGAAAGAACGCTATGGCGCGGATGAGGCGTATCCGATTACGGAACTAGAGGAGAAGTTACCCCAGTATTTAGAGAAGGCAGATCGGATTTATTATCAGTTAGGGCGCGATCGCCATTTTAATCAAACCGTTCTCACCCATTGGCAAAAGTTGATGCGGACGTACCCTAAGCGGGGAACGGGTCCGATGGCGATTGAGTCCACGAATCCGCTGCTTCAGAAGATGCGCTTAGTGAAGAGTCCAACGGAGTTGGAGATGATGCGTCAAGCTGTGGCGATTTCTGTAGACGCCCATAATCACGCCCGCAAATTTGCCCAACCGGGATGTTATGAGTACCAAATTCAGGCGGAAATCGAATATATGTTTCGTCAACGGGGGGCGTTGGGTCCAGCCTATCCGTCTATTGTGGCGTCGGGGGTGAATAGTTGTATTCTGCATTATGTGGAAAATACCCGCCAGATGGAAACTGGGGATTTGTTGTTGATTGATGCGGGCTGTGCTTATCAGTATTACAATGCCGATATTACCCGCACGTTTCCGATTGGGGGTAAATTTAGCGGAGATCAACGGATTATCTATGAGTTGGTATTGAAAGCGCAGCAAGAGGCGATCGCACAGGTGCAACCGGGAAAACCCTATAATCTATTTCACGATACCGCCGTGCGCGTATTGGTGGAAGGATTAATGGATTTGGGATTGTTGGCGGGAGATATCGAGGAAATTATTAAGGAGGAGAAATATAAACCCTTCTATATGCATCGAACTGGACATTGGTTAGGCTTAGATGTGCATGATTCTGGGGTATATAAGAATGGGGAAGAATCTTGGCAAACCTTTGAACCGGGTCAAGTGGTGACGGTGGAACCGGGATTGTATATTGGCTTAGATATTAAACCAGTAGAAGGTCAACCTGAGATTCCTGAACGTTGGCGCGGGATTGGTGTCAGAATTGAGGATGATGTTTTGGTTACCGAGTCGGGGAATGAGGTGTTAACGGCTGGGGTGCCCAAGTTGGTGGAGGAGATGGAAAGCTAG
- a CDS encoding cysteine synthase A — translation MDIKEGFVGTVGNTPLIRLNSFSEETGCEILGKAEFLNPGGSVKDRAALYIIQDAEDKGLLKPGGTVVEGTAGNTGIGLAHICNAKGYKCLIIIPETQSQEKMDALRTLGAEVRPVPAVPYKNPNNYVKLSGRTAKEMENAIWANQFDNLANRQAHYETTGPEIWQQTDGKVDAWVAATGTGGTFAGVSMFLKEKNPQIKSIVADPMGSGLYSYVKTGEINTEGNSITEGIGNSRITANMEGVPIDDAIQIDDKEAVRVIYQLLEKDGLFMGGSVGINVGAAVALAKEMGPGHTIVTVLCDSGSRYQSRLYNREWLAQKGLLPER, via the coding sequence ATGGATATTAAAGAAGGCTTTGTCGGCACAGTAGGGAATACCCCTCTAATTCGATTAAATAGCTTCAGCGAAGAGACAGGCTGTGAAATCCTGGGAAAAGCTGAGTTTCTTAATCCTGGCGGTTCTGTCAAAGACCGCGCCGCCCTCTATATTATTCAAGATGCTGAAGACAAAGGGTTACTCAAGCCTGGTGGTACAGTTGTCGAGGGAACGGCTGGTAATACGGGTATTGGTTTAGCGCATATTTGCAACGCGAAGGGATATAAGTGCCTAATTATCATTCCCGAAACTCAATCCCAAGAGAAAATGGATGCATTAAGAACGCTAGGTGCCGAAGTGCGTCCAGTTCCGGCTGTACCGTATAAAAACCCAAATAATTACGTTAAGCTATCGGGACGAACCGCCAAAGAGATGGAGAATGCAATTTGGGCAAATCAATTTGATAATTTAGCCAATCGACAGGCACATTACGAAACCACGGGACCCGAAATTTGGCAACAAACCGATGGTAAAGTGGATGCTTGGGTGGCGGCTACAGGGACAGGGGGAACATTTGCTGGGGTTTCCATGTTCCTGAAAGAAAAAAATCCCCAGATTAAATCCATTGTGGCTGACCCGATGGGGAGTGGGTTGTACAGTTACGTGAAGACGGGCGAAATTAACACAGAAGGGAATTCTATTACTGAAGGGATTGGTAACAGCCGAATTACTGCCAATATGGAAGGCGTTCCCATTGATGATGCGATTCAAATTGATGACAAAGAAGCGGTGCGGGTGATTTACCAACTGCTGGAAAAAGATGGTTTATTCATGGGCGGTTCTGTAGGAATTAATGTCGGTGCAGCCGTCGCCTTAGCCAAAGAAATGGGACCTGGACATACAATTGTGACGGTGCTTTGTGATAGCGGTTCGCGTTATCAATCGCGGCTTTATAATCGGGAGTGGTTGGCGCAAAAGGGGCTGTTACCTGAACGTTAG
- a CDS encoding putative CRISPR-associated protein: MVKTVICSVGISAARKIPRDRPLTNWVKQQPSVKDAAETIFSTFRDIRPEGESLKNDLSAEIHSLVRIGITDRDRILLLASSTEDGYCCAIAVKKYLHHYWTNLKVEIKQVQGLQVTDAELFRTRGVIEFVGHILKEIDEYGASNIILNPTGGYKALVPYTVLVGMLKGVKCDYIFEQSTKFLELPPLPVEFSRSQFEAHKSLFEKIERETAIPQAEWERNISYDEREKLKSLVEHIDGQVTLSAIGILFLDELRSPSVLVPFLSQKAIKDCFENIKQLDDCDPFRFLSRVAASKDTFEQKEHINVGNGLRWLKPGRTTDRYLVSVEGWRLLVWRAIREDQEGANYASKITVNPETERRSYSPFMRMDFVD, encoded by the coding sequence ATGGTTAAAACAGTGATATGTTCTGTCGGTATTAGCGCTGCTAGAAAAATTCCAAGAGATAGACCACTAACGAATTGGGTTAAACAGCAACCTAGTGTGAAAGATGCCGCTGAAACAATATTTTCGACTTTCCGTGATATCCGCCCAGAGGGAGAAAGTTTAAAAAATGACTTGTCTGCTGAAATTCATTCTCTGGTGCGAATTGGTATTACGGATAGGGATAGAATACTTCTTCTGGCTTCAAGTACAGAGGATGGGTATTGCTGTGCTATTGCGGTTAAAAAATATTTGCATCATTACTGGACTAATCTAAAGGTAGAAATAAAACAAGTTCAAGGGTTGCAAGTCACAGATGCTGAACTATTCCGGACAAGGGGAGTTATTGAATTTGTCGGACATATTCTCAAGGAAATTGATGAATATGGGGCAAGTAATATTATCCTGAATCCAACTGGAGGATATAAGGCACTGGTTCCTTATACCGTTTTAGTCGGGATGTTAAAAGGTGTTAAGTGTGATTACATTTTTGAGCAGTCCACTAAATTTCTAGAATTACCGCCACTTCCGGTAGAATTCAGCCGTTCGCAATTTGAGGCTCATAAAAGTTTATTTGAAAAAATTGAGCGCGAAACAGCTATTCCTCAAGCAGAATGGGAAAGAAATATCTCTTATGATGAAAGAGAAAAGTTGAAATCGCTCGTTGAGCATATTGATGGACAGGTGACTCTATCGGCTATTGGTATCTTATTCCTTGATGAGTTACGTAGTCCTTCTGTCTTGGTTCCCTTTCTTTCTCAAAAAGCTATTAAAGATTGTTTTGAGAATATTAAACAACTGGATGACTGTGATCCATTTCGCTTTCTGTCACGAGTAGCGGCTTCTAAGGATACTTTTGAGCAAAAGGAACATATTAATGTTGGGAATGGATTACGCTGGCTTAAACCTGGGCGAACTACTGACCGCTATTTGGTCTCTGTGGAAGGTTGGCGTCTGTTGGTGTGGAGAGCAATCCGTGAGGATCAAGAAGGTGCAAATTATGCTAGTAAAATTACAGTCAATCCTGAGACTGAACGACGTTCCTATTCTCCTTTCATGCGTATGGATTTCGTAGATTAA
- the psbU gene encoding photosystem II complex extrinsic protein PsbU, translated as MKRLVRVLVVWGLLVGCLGWLGFSQSAIAAPMSWTPGVSLSNALPNGSPMLLAETTLRNPADAKLETEYGQKLDLNNTHIRAFRKYRGMFPTLASLIIQNAPYDDVEEVLEIPGLTDRQKQVLKDNLDAFTVTDTADVYNEGDDRYNPGVY; from the coding sequence ATGAAACGATTGGTTCGTGTGTTAGTGGTATGGGGACTGTTAGTGGGCTGCTTAGGATGGTTGGGTTTCTCCCAAAGCGCGATCGCAGCACCAATGTCCTGGACTCCGGGCGTGTCTTTGAGTAACGCGCTCCCGAATGGGTCACCGATGTTACTGGCTGAGACGACTCTACGGAATCCAGCCGATGCCAAGCTGGAAACAGAGTATGGTCAAAAGCTGGATTTGAACAATACTCATATCCGAGCGTTTCGCAAGTATCGGGGCATGTTCCCGACATTAGCATCATTGATCATCCAGAATGCTCCCTACGACGATGTAGAGGAAGTGCTGGAGATTCCCGGATTGACTGATCGGCAAAAGCAGGTGCTAAAAGACAATCTGGATGCATTCACTGTGACCGATACAGCGGACGTTTACAACGAAGGTGACGACCGCTACAATCCCGGCGTTTACTAA